The proteins below are encoded in one region of Apium graveolens cultivar Ventura chromosome 4, ASM990537v1, whole genome shotgun sequence:
- the LOC141719728 gene encoding uncharacterized protein LOC141719728: MGEADEDDDDFSSDSSDFINHMEAEHEPLYPGCENYTKMKALVKLFNLKVKHGMSDSYFSDVLLLIGSLLPDGNNIPSSFNEAKKTLYALGMGYEKIHACPNNCLLYRRQIDEDETTCHICKASRWKLNKKGEEQKGVPAKVLWYFPLIPRIRNLFNTPQIAKDMTWHETEREQDGKLRHLADSQTWKNVDQEWPDFASESRNLRLALSSDGFNPFHGNRTEYSIWPVLLSVYNLPPWLCMKRKYIMLCLLISGPTEPGNDIDVFLQPLIEDLQELWRGKQVYDAYKQENFLLRGILLWTISDYPALGNLSGNVIKGYNACTICVDNRKATRLVHYRKTVIMRHMRWLPRHHPYRKQKSAFDNTVEKGVAPIPLTGEARPVWKKVSIFFQLEYSKFLPVRHVLDVMHIEKNICESLLGTLLNIPGKIKDRESVRLDMADMGIRMELRPKTPGKKEKLVETLCQLEKHFPLSFFDVMIHLSIHLVREVKLCGPIFLDWIYPFERYMKAFKGYVRNPAHPEGYITEAYVVEKAVECLVNFEEATIGLPKKGRDEQNGITRPLSGATIIKPSNEDLQLAHICFLEHMASLMERYPHHENDPIETELLHDHNGITDEIRWIAEGPNKIVPTFSGYRINGVSYSTKDRDDNRQVQCSGVSVVADTLMLVEKDNTVEHTAQTYYGVITSIWDLDYNKFRVPIFRCNWVDINKGVKVDDLGFILVNLNKLGFVNDPFVLGKHVKQVCYIDDPLEKFWYVVLKLPEKNFNDHSDEENDGYIEIELENELQTPLFPNMDEHDDENASYMREEEEWIQLP, encoded by the exons ATGGGTGAAGCTGACgaagatgatgatgatttctcttCAGATTCTTCAGATTTCATCAATCACATGGAAGCTGAGCATGAACCTCTTTATCCAGGTTGTGAGAATTATACTAAGATGAAAGCTTTGGTTAAGTTATTCAACTTGAAGGTGAAGCATGGTATGTCTGATTCATATTTTTCTGATGTTCTTTTATTGATTGGGTCTTTGCTTCCGGATGGCAACAATATCCCTTCTTCTTTCAATGAAGCAAAGAAAACCTTATATGCATTAGGAATGGGGTATGAGAAGATACACGCATGCCCGAATAATTGTCTCTTATATCGTAGGCAGATAGATGAAGATGAGACAACTTGTCATATATGTAAGGCTTCTAGATGGAAATTGAATAAGAAAGGAGAAGAACAGAAAGGAGTCCCTGCAAAGGTTTTATGGTATTTTCCGTTGATACCAAGAATAAGAAATTTGTTCAACACACCTCAGATTGCAAAGGACATGACCTGGCACGAGACGGAGCGAGAACAGGATGGTAAACTGAGGCATCTGGCTGACTCGCAAACATGGAAAAATGTCGATCAAGAGTGGCCTGATTTTGCATCAGAGAGTAGGAACCTTCGGTTGGCTTTATCCTCCGATGGTTTCAATCCTTTTCATGGCAACCGTACTGAATATTCAATTTGGCCTGTTTTGCTATCGGTTTACAACCTTCCACCTTGGCTCTGTATGAAAAGAAAGTACATTATGCTTTGCTTGTTAATATCAGGACCGACTGAGCCTGGAAATGATATCGACGTGTTCTTGCAACCACTTATAGAAGATCTGCAAGAGTTGTGGCGCGGGAAACAAGTGTATGATGCATATAAACAAGAGAATTTCTTACTAAGGGGGATATTATTATGGACGATAAGTGATTATCCGGCCTTAGGGAACTTGTCAGGAAATGTAATTAAAGGGTATAATGCTTGTACTATTTGTGTTGACAACAGAAAGGCTACTAGGCTTGTTCATTATCGGAAGACGGTGATTATGAGGCATATGAGGTGGTTGCCCCGTCATCATCCGTATAGAAAGCAAAAATCAGCTTTTGATAACACTGTTGAGAAGGGTGTTGCTCCAATTCCGTTAACTG GTGAAGCTCGACCAGTTTGGAAGAAGGTATCTATATTCTTCCAACTTGAGTATTCAAAGTTTTTGCCGGTGAGGCATGTTCTCGATGTGATGCACATtgagaaaaatatatgtgaatCTTTGCTTGGAACTTTGCTAAATATTCCTGGAAAGATAAAAGATAGGGAGTCTGTCCGTCTTGATATGGCTGACATGGGAATAAGAATGGAGTTGAGGCCAAAAACTCCCGGAAAGAAAGAGAAG TTGGTGGAAACATTATGCCAGCTAGAAAAACACTTCCCCCTTTCGTTTTTTGATGTGATGATCCATCTCTCAATTCATCTTGTGAGAGAGGTTAAGCTTTGCGGGCCAATCTTTCTTGATTGGATATATCCTTTCGAGAGATATATGAAGGCGTTTAAGGGATACGTACGCAACCCTGCTCATCCCGAAGGCTATATTACAGAGGCATATGTTGTCGAGAAGGCCGTTGAATGTTTGGTCAATTTTGAAGAAGCTACCATAGGTTTGCCAAAAAAGGGTAGGGATGAGCAAAATGGAATAACCAGACCTCTATCCGGTGCGACAATCATAAAGCCGAGCAACGAGGACTTGCAGCTTGCACACATATGTTTTCT TGAACATATGGCATCTTTGATGGAAAGATACCCGCATCATGAAAATGACCCA ATTGAAACAGAATTGCTCCATGATCATAATGGCATAACTGATGAGATAAGGTGGATTGCAGAAGGGCCTAACAAGATTGTTCCTACATTCAGCGGTTATAGAATCAACGGTGTTAGTTATAGCACCAAGGATCGCGATGATAATCGACAAGTCCAGTGTAGTGGTGTTTCTGTTGTTGCTGATACATTGATGCTTGTTGAAAAAGATAACACTGTTGAACATACTGCACAGACCTATTACGGAGTTATAACAAGTATATGGGACTTAGACTATAATAAATTCAGGGTCCCTATATTTCGTTGTAATTGGGTAGATATTAACAAAGGGGTAAAGGTCGATGACTTGGGATTTATATTGGTTAATTTGAACAAATTAGGATTTGTAAATGATCCTTTCGTACTAGGAAAACATGTTAAGCAAGTTTGCTACATTGATGATCCTCTTGAGAAATTCTGGTATGTGGTGTTAAAGCTACCAGAAAAGAACTTTAATGACCACTCTGATGAGGAAAATGATGGCTATATAGAAATAGAACTTGAGAATGAGCTACAAACGCCCCTGTTCCCAAATATGGATGAACATGATGATGAAAACGCTAGTTATATGCGAGAGGAAGAAGAATGGATTCAGCTTCCATAA